The following are from one region of the Streptomyces decoyicus genome:
- the lepB gene encoding signal peptidase I — protein MGNRGRPRHGGQGTGRSGRGADRSQRGRGGTGRGTGTPYSGSDAYGDPQETGGSDGSRAGGAATGRRSGRSGTGGRAERRRMARRIKRRRQRSYLKEIPILVGVALAIALVLKTFLVQAFVIPSGSMEQTIKIGDRVLVDKLTPWFGSKPTRGDVVVFKDPGGWLKGEQNKPAETGGAFQPVKDAMTFIGLLPSADEQDLIKRVVAVGGDTVKCCDKQGKVTVNGTPLTEPYVHPGNPPSTLKFTVNVPTGRIFVMGDHRSDSADSRFHLDEPYRGTVSEDGVVGRAVVIGWPFSHWRRLEEPDTFTTVHDAPGAKASSAGAPHRLSTESLTVLPTPAELPLVMGVVGLHRLTGGRVRGVRSRCGGLGGRRAVRNRRARRAGRAW, from the coding sequence ATGGGTAACCGCGGACGCCCCCGTCACGGAGGCCAGGGCACCGGTCGGTCCGGAAGGGGCGCCGACAGGTCCCAGCGGGGCCGCGGCGGCACGGGGCGGGGAACCGGCACCCCGTACAGCGGCAGCGACGCGTACGGCGACCCTCAGGAAACCGGTGGGAGCGACGGCTCCCGGGCGGGCGGGGCCGCGACCGGCAGACGGTCGGGACGGTCCGGGACCGGCGGCCGGGCCGAGCGGCGGCGCATGGCGCGGCGCATCAAACGCCGCAGGCAACGCTCCTACCTCAAGGAAATCCCCATCCTCGTCGGCGTGGCGCTGGCCATCGCCCTCGTCCTGAAGACGTTCCTCGTCCAGGCCTTCGTCATCCCGTCCGGCTCCATGGAGCAGACGATCAAGATCGGCGACCGGGTGCTCGTCGACAAGCTGACGCCGTGGTTCGGCTCCAAGCCGACGCGCGGCGATGTCGTCGTCTTCAAGGACCCCGGAGGCTGGCTCAAGGGCGAGCAGAACAAGCCCGCCGAAACCGGCGGCGCCTTCCAGCCGGTCAAGGACGCCATGACCTTCATCGGACTGCTGCCGTCGGCCGATGAACAAGACCTGATCAAGCGGGTCGTCGCGGTCGGCGGTGACACCGTCAAGTGCTGTGACAAGCAGGGCAAGGTCACCGTCAACGGAACCCCGCTGACCGAACCGTACGTCCATCCGGGCAACCCGCCGTCCACGCTGAAGTTCACGGTGAACGTCCCGACCGGACGGATCTTCGTGATGGGCGACCACCGTTCCGACTCCGCGGATTCGCGCTTCCACCTGGACGAGCCGTACCGTGGCACGGTCTCGGAGGACGGTGTCGTGGGCCGGGCCGTGGTGATCGGCTGGCCGTTCAGCCACTGGCGACGCCTGGAAGAGCCGGACACCTTTACGACCGTGCACGACGCGCCGGGCGCCAAGGCGTCGTCGGCAGGCGCGCCGCATAGGCTGTCCACCGAGAGTTTGACCGTACTCCCGACCCCTGCGGAACTCCCGCTCGTTATGGGAGTGGTGGGCCTGCACCGGTTGACGGGTGGGCGAGTGCGTGGAGTGAGGAGCAGATGTGGGGGACTTGGCGGTCGGCGCGCGGTCCGGAACCGGAGAGCCCGAAGAGCCGGCAGGGCGTGGTGA
- the lepB gene encoding signal peptidase I, translating to MAVGARSGTGEPEEPAGRGETSRPATSSVHQSPAQSHSGPQAQRSAPAGPSDTSDALDTSAGDEVSGGMKKAKKPRAFWKELPILIGIALVLALLIKTFLVQAFSIPSDSMQDTLQRGDRVLVDKLTPWFGSKPQRGEVVVFHDPGGWLNEAPTPEPNPVQKVLSFIGLMPSAEEKDLIKRVIAVGGDTVECHGTGPVKVNGKALKEDSYVFPGATPCGDRAFGPIHVPKGRIWVMGDHRDDSLDSRYHQNLKGNGTVSEDEVVGRAFTIAWPINRWATLPVPDTFDQPGINKAMAAAPAALGLAGAVPLVLWRRRRLTGTRNPR from the coding sequence TTGGCGGTCGGCGCGCGGTCCGGAACCGGAGAGCCCGAAGAGCCGGCAGGGCGTGGTGAGACCTCGCGGCCGGCGACGAGTTCCGTGCATCAGTCACCGGCTCAGTCGCACTCAGGGCCGCAGGCGCAACGTTCTGCCCCGGCGGGTCCTTCGGACACGTCGGATGCGTTGGACACGTCAGCGGGCGACGAAGTGAGCGGCGGCATGAAAAAGGCCAAGAAGCCGCGTGCTTTCTGGAAAGAGCTGCCGATTCTCATCGGTATCGCGCTGGTCCTCGCGCTGCTGATCAAGACATTCCTGGTGCAGGCGTTCTCGATCCCGTCCGACTCGATGCAGGACACCCTGCAGCGCGGGGACCGGGTCCTGGTCGACAAGCTGACGCCGTGGTTCGGCTCCAAGCCGCAGCGCGGCGAGGTCGTCGTGTTCCACGACCCGGGCGGCTGGCTGAACGAGGCGCCGACCCCCGAGCCCAACCCCGTCCAGAAGGTCCTCAGCTTCATCGGCCTGATGCCCTCGGCCGAGGAGAAGGACCTGATCAAGCGGGTCATCGCGGTCGGCGGAGACACGGTCGAGTGCCACGGCACCGGTCCGGTCAAGGTCAACGGCAAGGCCCTCAAGGAGGACTCGTACGTCTTCCCCGGTGCGACCCCCTGCGGCGACCGGGCCTTCGGTCCGATCCACGTCCCCAAGGGCCGGATCTGGGTCATGGGCGACCACCGCGACGACTCCCTCGACTCCCGCTACCACCAGAACCTCAAGGGCAACGGCACGGTCTCGGAGGACGAGGTCGTCGGCCGGGCGTTCACCATCGCCTGGCCCATCAACCGCTGGGCGACCCTGCCGGTGCCGGACACCTTCGACCAGCCGGGAATCAACAAGGCCATGGCGGCGGCGCCGGCCGCTCTCGGCCTGGCCGGGGCGGTGCCGCTCGTACTGTGGCGTCGCCGGAGGCTGACCGGAACACGTAACCCCAGGTAA
- the lepB gene encoding signal peptidase I, which yields MSSSTERRTDGRGRTTGSVLSGLAVAVGCVLFLGGFVWAALIYRPYTVPTDSMSPTIAVGARVLAERVDGSEIRRGDIVVFKDSTWGTLPMVKRVVGVGGDKISCCTKQGRLTINGNPVEEPYLQGSGPASPVGFKAKVPTGQLFLLGDHRSDSLDSRVHLTDGDHGSVPRSAVEARVDARAWPLGSVGVMQRPAAFSALPGGTSQPGPVRPITLAVVAGAVLILAGAAYGPLARRKARKRA from the coding sequence ATGAGCAGCAGTACGGAACGCAGGACCGACGGCCGCGGCCGGACGACGGGCAGTGTGCTGTCCGGTCTGGCCGTCGCCGTCGGCTGCGTGCTGTTCCTGGGCGGCTTCGTGTGGGCGGCGCTGATCTACCGTCCCTATACGGTGCCGACCGATTCGATGTCGCCGACGATCGCGGTCGGGGCGCGGGTCCTGGCGGAGAGAGTGGACGGCTCCGAGATACGCCGCGGCGACATCGTCGTCTTCAAGGACTCCACCTGGGGCACCCTGCCGATGGTCAAGCGCGTCGTCGGCGTCGGTGGCGACAAGATCTCCTGCTGCACCAAGCAGGGCCGCCTGACCATCAACGGAAACCCGGTCGAGGAACCCTATCTTCAGGGCAGCGGCCCGGCCTCACCCGTTGGCTTCAAGGCCAAGGTCCCCACCGGCCAGCTCTTCCTGCTCGGCGACCACCGCAGCGACTCCCTCGACTCCCGCGTCCACCTCACCGACGGCGACCACGGCTCCGTGCCGCGCAGCGCCGTCGAGGCCCGGGTCGACGCCCGCGCCTGGCCGCTCGGCAGCGTCGGCGTGATGCAGCGCCCGGCCGCCTTCTCCGCTCTCCCCGGCGGCACCTCGCAGCCCGGCCCGGTCCGGCCCATCACCCTCGCAGTGGTCGCCGGTGCGGTCCTCATCCTCGCCGGCGCGGCCTACGGGCCCCTCGCCCGGCGCAAGGCGCGCAAGCGTGCCTGA
- a CDS encoding NUDIX hydrolase, translating into MPERPGRGGEGPAAAHGAAAGDEPKTAVVRQVSRIVLLDPDDRILLLHGFEPDRPTERWWFTPGGGLEETETREEAARRELAEETGISDVVLGPVLWKRRCAFPFDGRRWEQDEWYYLGRTDRTATDTGGQTDLERRSVSGLRWWTSEELSASHETVYPTRLAELLRTLLDEGPPEAPVLLETERV; encoded by the coding sequence GTGCCTGAGCGGCCGGGGCGGGGCGGCGAGGGGCCGGCCGCGGCGCATGGGGCAGCGGCCGGCGACGAACCGAAGACGGCCGTGGTGCGCCAGGTGTCCCGCATCGTGCTGCTCGACCCCGACGACCGGATCCTGCTGCTCCACGGCTTCGAACCGGACCGCCCCACCGAACGGTGGTGGTTCACCCCCGGCGGCGGTCTGGAAGAAACGGAGACCCGTGAAGAGGCGGCCCGCCGCGAGCTCGCCGAGGAGACCGGCATCTCCGACGTCGTCCTCGGCCCCGTCCTGTGGAAGCGCCGCTGCGCCTTCCCGTTCGACGGGCGGCGCTGGGAGCAGGATGAGTGGTATTACCTGGGAAGGACCGACCGGACTGCCACCGATACCGGTGGGCAGACTGACCTGGAGCGACGCAGCGTTTCGGGACTGAGGTGGTGGACTTCGGAGGAACTGTCCGCATCGCATGAGACGGTGTATCCAACCAGACTCGCCGAGCTGCTGCGCACGCTGCTCGACGAAGGGCCCCCCGAGGCGCCAGTGCTCCTGGAGACCGAGCGGGTCTGA
- a CDS encoding DUF2469 domain-containing protein: protein MSAEDLEKYETEMELKLYREYRDVVGLFKYVIETERRFYLTNDYEMQVHSVQGEVFFEVSMADAWVWDMYRPARFVKQVRVLTFKDVNIEELNKSDLDLPGS, encoded by the coding sequence ATGAGCGCCGAGGACCTCGAGAAGTACGAGACCGAGATGGAGCTGAAGCTCTACCGGGAGTACCGCGACGTCGTCGGACTGTTCAAATATGTGATCGAGACCGAACGACGCTTCTACCTCACCAATGATTACGAGATGCAGGTGCACTCGGTTCAGGGAGAGGTGTTCTTCGAGGTGTCGATGGCCGACGCCTGGGTCTGGGACATGTACCGCCCGGCCCGATTCGTCAAGCAGGTGCGCGTCCTCACGTTCAAGGACGTGAATATCGAAGAGCTCAACAAGAGCGATCTGGATCTTCCGGGGAGCTGA
- a CDS encoding YifB family Mg chelatase-like AAA ATPase — protein sequence MGFARTCSVALVGVEGVVVEVQADLEPGVAAFTLVGLPDKSLIESRERVRAAVVNSGAEWPQKKLTVGLSPASVPKGGSGFDLAVACAVLGAAERLDPRELTDLMMIGELGLDGRVRPVRGVLPAVLAAADAGYRQVVVPEQTATEASLVPGISVLGVRSLRQLIAVLADEPVPDEEDSREEGRPDPLLAGLVVPGTSAGAGLPPGDHTPDLADVAGQHSARRALEVAAAGRHHIFFKGPPGAGKTMLAERLPGLLPPLSPKESLEVTAVHSVAGTLPPGQPLVHRPPYCAPHHSATMASLVGGGTGLPRPGAVSLAHHGVLFVDEAAECSPRVLDALRQPLESGHVVVARAAGMMRLPARFLLALAANPCPCGRHGTTSGDCECRPSSIRRYRARLSGPLMDRVDLRIAVEPVVRSELIALGRGAESTAAVAERVLAARERAAARLAGTPWQTNSEVPGHELRTRWQVHPGALAPAERDLECGLLTARGFDRVLRVAWTAADLSGRDRPTSEDVNWALELRTGVRRGALTTAGGSGSKRKTATTAASPHGQV from the coding sequence ATGGGATTCGCCCGGACCTGCTCCGTCGCCCTGGTCGGCGTCGAAGGCGTCGTCGTCGAGGTCCAGGCCGACCTGGAACCCGGCGTCGCAGCGTTCACCCTCGTCGGGCTGCCCGACAAGAGCCTCATCGAGTCCCGCGAGCGGGTGCGGGCCGCGGTCGTGAACTCCGGCGCCGAATGGCCGCAGAAAAAGCTCACCGTCGGCCTCAGCCCGGCCTCCGTGCCCAAAGGCGGCAGCGGCTTCGACCTGGCCGTGGCCTGCGCGGTCCTCGGCGCCGCCGAGCGACTGGACCCCCGTGAACTCACCGACCTGATGATGATCGGCGAACTCGGCCTGGACGGCCGCGTCCGCCCCGTACGCGGAGTGCTGCCCGCCGTACTGGCCGCCGCCGACGCCGGGTACCGCCAGGTCGTCGTCCCGGAACAGACCGCCACCGAAGCCTCGCTGGTCCCCGGCATCTCCGTTCTCGGCGTCCGCAGCCTGCGCCAGCTCATCGCCGTCCTCGCCGACGAACCGGTGCCCGACGAGGAAGATTCCCGCGAAGAAGGACGCCCTGACCCGCTGCTCGCCGGGCTGGTCGTGCCCGGCACCAGCGCCGGTGCGGGCCTGCCGCCCGGGGACCACACCCCCGACCTCGCGGACGTCGCAGGCCAGCACAGCGCCCGCCGCGCCCTGGAAGTGGCCGCCGCCGGACGCCACCACATCTTCTTCAAAGGCCCGCCCGGCGCAGGCAAGACCATGCTCGCCGAACGCCTCCCCGGGCTGCTGCCGCCGTTGTCCCCCAAGGAATCCCTGGAGGTCACCGCCGTCCACTCGGTGGCCGGCACCCTCCCGCCGGGGCAGCCGCTCGTCCACCGGCCGCCCTACTGCGCCCCGCACCATTCCGCGACGATGGCTTCCCTCGTCGGCGGTGGCACCGGACTGCCCCGCCCCGGAGCCGTATCCCTCGCCCACCACGGCGTGCTGTTCGTGGACGAGGCCGCCGAATGCAGCCCCCGCGTCCTGGACGCACTGCGCCAGCCACTGGAGTCCGGTCATGTGGTCGTCGCCCGTGCCGCGGGCATGATGCGCCTGCCGGCCCGCTTCCTCCTCGCCCTCGCCGCCAACCCCTGTCCCTGCGGGCGGCACGGCACCACCAGCGGCGACTGCGAATGCCGGCCGTCCTCCATCCGCCGCTACCGCGCCCGGCTCTCCGGGCCCCTGATGGACCGGGTGGACCTCCGGATCGCCGTGGAACCCGTCGTCCGCTCCGAACTCATCGCCCTCGGCCGCGGCGCCGAATCCACCGCGGCCGTGGCCGAACGCGTACTCGCCGCCCGCGAACGCGCCGCGGCCCGCCTCGCCGGCACACCGTGGCAGACCAACAGCGAGGTACCCGGCCACGAACTGCGCACCCGCTGGCAGGTCCACCCCGGCGCACTGGCCCCGGCCGAACGTGACCTCGAATGCGGCCTTCTCACGGCCCGCGGATTCGACCGAGTCCTCCGCGTCGCCTGGACCGCCGCCGACCTGTCCGGCCGCGACCGCCCCACCAGCGAAGACGTCAATTGGGCCCTGGAACTCCGCACAGGCGTCCGCCGCGGCGCTCTGACGACGGCGGGCGGCAGCGGAAGCAAGCGCAAGACCGCGACGACCGCCGCCTCGCCGCATGGGCAGGTGTGA
- the dprA gene encoding DNA-processing protein DprA, producing MTRIDAWGFATGTPATAPDDHGRGPETAEPDHATHTTAGTRPAKPTAAGRRSAHREREEDEPQRTARAALTRILEPGDETAGRWLRERGPVALWHALSDDTADPPAGATPAKIAGLRLRAGRARPTADLDAITALGGRFLCPGDDEWPRQLDDLGDARPVGLWVRGTGNLRLWALRSVAVVGARACTEYGAHLATTLGAGLADRGWTVVSGAAYGVDGAAHRGALAADGATVAVMASGVDYAYPRGHSELIDRIAEQGLVVAELPPGDHPTRSRFIQRNRVIAALTRGTVVVEAELRSGSLVTARRALALGRFTMGMPGPVTSGLSAGVHQLLRGEAAVVTDADEVIELVGSIGDLAPERAGQTRIRDLLDPVTSRVLEALPARGSTDTAHLAQEAGTPRDVTQSKLFELLSLGFVQRCGERWELARRAETTDGSRRGGP from the coding sequence GTGACCAGGATCGACGCATGGGGCTTCGCCACAGGGACACCGGCCACGGCCCCGGATGACCACGGCCGTGGGCCGGAGACAGCCGAGCCTGACCATGCCACGCACACGACGGCCGGGACACGCCCCGCAAAGCCGACGGCAGCCGGCCGACGGTCCGCTCACCGCGAGCGCGAGGAAGACGAACCGCAGCGCACCGCCCGCGCCGCCCTCACCCGGATCCTCGAACCAGGCGATGAAACCGCCGGACGCTGGCTACGCGAGAGGGGCCCGGTGGCTCTGTGGCACGCCCTGTCCGACGACACCGCGGACCCACCCGCCGGCGCCACCCCGGCCAAGATCGCCGGCCTGCGGCTCCGTGCCGGCCGGGCCCGCCCCACCGCGGACCTCGACGCCATCACGGCACTCGGCGGCAGGTTCCTCTGCCCCGGGGACGACGAATGGCCCCGCCAGCTCGACGACCTCGGCGACGCCCGCCCCGTCGGCCTGTGGGTGCGCGGGACGGGCAACCTCAGACTGTGGGCGCTGCGCTCCGTCGCCGTCGTCGGCGCCCGGGCCTGCACCGAATACGGCGCGCATCTCGCCACCACCCTCGGCGCCGGACTCGCCGACCGCGGCTGGACCGTCGTCTCGGGAGCCGCGTACGGCGTCGACGGCGCAGCACATCGCGGTGCACTGGCCGCGGACGGCGCGACCGTCGCCGTCATGGCCTCCGGAGTCGACTACGCCTACCCTCGCGGTCACAGCGAGTTGATCGACCGGATCGCCGAACAGGGCTTGGTGGTCGCCGAGTTACCACCCGGCGACCACCCCACCCGCAGCCGCTTCATCCAACGCAACCGCGTCATCGCCGCACTCACCAGAGGCACCGTCGTCGTGGAGGCCGAGCTTCGCAGCGGCTCACTGGTCACCGCCCGGCGAGCGCTGGCCCTCGGGCGCTTCACGATGGGCATGCCGGGCCCGGTCACCAGCGGACTGTCCGCCGGTGTGCACCAACTCCTGCGCGGCGAGGCCGCGGTGGTCACCGACGCCGACGAGGTCATCGAACTCGTCGGCAGCATCGGCGACCTCGCCCCTGAGAGGGCAGGGCAGACCCGCATCCGCGACCTCCTGGACCCCGTTACGAGCCGCGTACTGGAGGCGCTGCCCGCGCGCGGCAGCACGGACACCGCCCATCTGGCGCAGGAGGCCGGCACGCCCCGCGACGTCACCCAGAGCAAACTCTTCGAGCTGCTGTCCCTCGGATTCGTTCAAAGGTGCGGTGAGCGCTGGGAGTTGGCGCGACGCGCCGAGACGACCGACGGTTCCCGGCGAGGCGGTCCTTGA
- the whiG gene encoding RNA polymerase sigma factor WhiG, translating to MPQHTSGSDRAAVPPAARGSVRPAPPTSLDELWRSYKASGDGRLREQLILHYSPLVKYVAGRVSVGLPPNVEQADFVSSGVFGLIDAIEKFEPERSIKFETYAITRIRGAMIDELRALDWIPRSVRQKARAVERAYATLEAQLRRTPSEGEVAEEMGIALEELHGVFSQLSLANVVALEELLHVGGEGERLSLMDTLEDTAAENPVEIAEDRELRRLLARAINTLPEREKTVVTLYYYEGLTLAEIGNVLGVTESRVSQIHTKSVLQLRAKLADVGR from the coding sequence ATGCCCCAGCACACCTCCGGGTCTGACCGTGCGGCTGTACCACCGGCCGCGCGCGGCAGCGTGCGCCCCGCCCCGCCCACCTCGCTCGACGAGTTGTGGCGCTCCTACAAGGCGTCGGGCGACGGGCGGTTGCGGGAACAGCTGATCCTGCACTACTCGCCGCTGGTCAAGTACGTCGCCGGCCGCGTCAGCGTCGGCCTGCCCCCCAACGTCGAACAGGCCGACTTCGTCTCCTCCGGAGTCTTCGGACTGATCGATGCCATCGAGAAGTTCGAGCCCGAACGCTCCATCAAGTTCGAGACGTACGCCATCACCCGCATCCGCGGCGCAATGATCGACGAGCTGCGTGCGCTGGACTGGATTCCGCGCTCCGTACGGCAGAAGGCCCGAGCCGTCGAACGGGCCTACGCCACCCTCGAAGCCCAGCTGCGCCGCACCCCGTCCGAGGGCGAGGTCGCCGAGGAGATGGGCATCGCGCTGGAGGAACTCCACGGTGTCTTCAGCCAGCTGTCCCTGGCGAACGTGGTGGCTCTGGAAGAGCTGCTGCACGTCGGCGGTGAGGGGGAACGGCTGAGCCTGATGGACACCCTCGAGGACACGGCCGCCGAGAACCCCGTCGAGATCGCCGAGGACCGTGAGCTGCGGAGGCTGCTCGCGCGCGCCATCAACACCCTCCCCGAACGGGAGAAGACCGTGGTCACCCTCTACTACTACGAAGGCCTCACGCTTGCCGAGATCGGCAACGTCCTCGGTGTCACGGAGAGCAGGGTCAGTCAGATCCACACCAAGTCCGTACTCCAGCTCAGAGCGAAGCTCGCCGACGTCGGACGCTGA
- a CDS encoding TetR/AcrR family transcriptional regulator, giving the protein MQRGALLDAARTLLSEGGTEALTFPALAERTGLARSSVYEYFRSRAAVVEELCAVDFPVWAAEVEAAMERIDTPEGKVEAYVRRQLALVGDRRHRAVVAISAGELDAGAREKIRAAHGGLIAMIVEALAALGHAQPRLAAMLLQGVVDAAVRRIELGAAEDPDEITEAAVAMVLRGVRG; this is encoded by the coding sequence ATGCAGCGCGGCGCCCTCTTGGACGCCGCCCGCACCCTGCTGTCCGAAGGCGGAACGGAAGCACTGACCTTCCCCGCCCTCGCCGAGCGCACGGGTCTCGCGCGCTCCTCCGTATATGAGTACTTCCGCTCGCGCGCCGCCGTTGTCGAAGAGCTGTGTGCCGTCGACTTCCCGGTCTGGGCCGCAGAGGTGGAAGCGGCGATGGAGAGGATCGACACGCCCGAGGGGAAGGTCGAGGCGTATGTGCGCCGGCAACTCGCTCTGGTGGGCGACCGGCGCCACCGTGCCGTCGTCGCCATCTCGGCCGGTGAGCTGGACGCCGGTGCACGCGAGAAGATCCGCGCGGCGCACGGCGGACTGATCGCCATGATCGTCGAGGCGCTCGCCGCCCTCGGCCATGCACAGCCCCGACTCGCGGCCATGCTCCTCCAGGGAGTCGTCGACGCCGCGGTCCGCCGCATCGAACTCGGCGCCGCGGAAGACCCGGACGAGATCACGGAGGCGGCGGTCGCGATGGTCCTCCGCGGCGTCCGCGGCTGA
- a CDS encoding murein hydrolase activator EnvC family protein yields the protein MRHHTQQNAERDTRRSTQRSTRRSTRRSTRQASGSSRAARAVGGFHVGLRSGFTGGSPGPATGGGRPGAAHRRPRHRPDLLPYPPPPLAPSPSAPPPSTASPVPPPRSRFRPRFRPPAPSPPAPRGEPAGYGPSCFFPARVACARLAPAVAAVLTLLSPAPATAADTLPLAAGAERRVERVADRMAGAGRGKAAGRPEEMPARAGEATRGEAVTRPRAVRGARAVTRPEAETRPRTVTPPGAMTRPRVAARADQPAADPPGADPPGADPPGADPPGADPPDGDRAWPVGGTAGLGPTVVRGWEPPPSPWAAGHRGVDLAAPAGAVVRAAAPGRIAYAGTVAGRGVLTIEVSHSGRPPLRTTYEPVRPTARKGQRVTAGQPVAVLQRGPFHCRAPCLHWGLRRGKTYLDPLSLLPRSMLHGGPSRLLPVFGVPVPGGGRTVPPWHPGPAEPPDSAVPTEPAAQEQMPTPTGAALIAAAGLAAAATWALGRLHRARAMGSEEGARKRRDAKWGGGE from the coding sequence ATGCGACACCACACCCAGCAGAATGCGGAACGGGACACCCGACGAAGCACCCAACGAAGCACTCGGCGAAGCACTCGGCGAAGCACTCGACAAGCTTCCGGCTCGAGCAGGGCCGCCCGCGCCGTCGGCGGCTTCCACGTGGGCTTACGCAGCGGCTTTACCGGGGGCTCCCCGGGCCCGGCCACCGGCGGCGGGCGGCCGGGAGCGGCCCACCGCCGGCCGCGGCACCGGCCGGACCTCCTCCCGTACCCTCCCCCTCCCTTGGCTCCCTCTCCTTCGGCTCCCCCTCCTTCGACTGCCTCTCCGGTTCCGCCTCCCCGGTCGCGCTTCCGTCCACGTTTCCGGCCACCGGCACCCTCGCCACCGGCACCCCGCGGCGAGCCGGCCGGGTACGGCCCGAGCTGCTTCTTCCCGGCCCGCGTGGCATGTGCGCGGCTGGCCCCGGCCGTGGCCGCGGTGCTCACCCTTCTGTCCCCCGCGCCCGCGACCGCTGCCGACACGCTGCCCCTGGCCGCGGGGGCGGAGCGCCGGGTGGAACGGGTGGCGGATCGGATGGCGGGTGCGGGGCGTGGCAAGGCGGCAGGACGCCCTGAGGAGATGCCCGCACGTGCCGGGGAGGCGACACGTGGCGAGGCGGTCACGCGTCCCAGAGCGGTGAGAGGTGCCAGGGCAGTGACGCGTCCCGAAGCGGAGACGCGACCCAGAACCGTGACACCTCCCGGAGCGATGACACGCCCCAGGGTTGCGGCACGCGCCGACCAGCCGGCCGCCGACCCACCGGGTGCAGACCCACCAGGTGCAGACCCACCGGGTGCCGACCCACCGGGTGCCGACCCACCGGATGGGGACAGAGCCTGGCCCGTGGGGGGAACCGCAGGCCTCGGGCCCACGGTGGTACGCGGCTGGGAGCCACCTCCTTCGCCGTGGGCGGCCGGCCACCGCGGCGTGGACCTGGCCGCACCGGCCGGCGCGGTGGTGCGGGCCGCGGCACCTGGCCGGATTGCGTACGCCGGGACCGTCGCGGGCCGTGGCGTCCTGACGATCGAGGTGTCCCACTCGGGCCGTCCCCCCTTACGCACCACCTACGAACCCGTACGCCCCACAGCCCGGAAGGGTCAGCGCGTCACGGCAGGCCAACCGGTCGCCGTTCTGCAACGCGGCCCGTTCCACTGCCGGGCGCCATGCCTCCACTGGGGCCTGCGCCGCGGCAAGACCTACCTGGACCCGCTGTCTCTGCTGCCCCGCAGCATGCTCCACGGCGGCCCCTCGCGACTCCTGCCGGTCTTCGGGGTTCCCGTACCGGGAGGCGGCCGCACGGTGCCCCCCTGGCATCCGGGACCAGCCGAACCACCGGACTCAGCAGTACCCACAGAACCAGCAGCTCAGGAGCAAATGCCAACGCCGACAGGAGCTGCCCTCATAGCAGCAGCCGGCCTCGCGGCCGCGGCGACCTGGGCACTCGGCCGGCTCCATCGGGCTCGTGCGATGGGGAGCGAGGAGGGCGCCAGGAAGCGGAGGGATGCGAAGTGGGGTGGTGGAGAGTAG
- the rpsB gene encoding 30S ribosomal protein S2, with product MAVVTMRELLESGVHFGHQTRRWNPKMKRFIFTERNGIYIIDLLQSLSYIDRAYEFVKETVAHGGSVMFVGTKKQAQEAIAEQATRVGMPYVNQRWLGGMLTNFSTVYKRLQRLKELEQIDFEDVAASGLTKKELLVLSREKAKLEKTLGGIREMQKVPSAVWIVDTKKEHIAVGEARKLNIPVVAILDTNCDPDEVDYKIPGNDDAIRSVTLLTRVIADAVAEGLIARSGAATGDQKPGEKAAAAEPLAEWERDLLEGEKKADDEAPKAEEKPAEEAAPAAEAPAAEAEKPAADAEQA from the coding sequence ATGGCCGTCGTCACGATGCGGGAGCTGCTGGAGAGCGGCGTCCACTTCGGGCACCAGACCCGCCGCTGGAACCCGAAGATGAAGCGCTTCATCTTCACCGAGCGCAACGGCATCTACATCATCGACCTGCTCCAGTCGCTGTCGTACATCGACCGCGCCTACGAGTTCGTCAAGGAGACCGTCGCCCACGGCGGCTCGGTCATGTTCGTCGGCACGAAGAAGCAGGCCCAGGAGGCCATTGCCGAGCAGGCGACCCGCGTGGGCATGCCCTACGTGAACCAGCGCTGGCTCGGCGGCATGCTGACCAACTTCTCGACCGTCTACAAGCGCCTGCAGCGCCTGAAGGAGCTCGAGCAGATCGACTTCGAGGATGTGGCCGCCTCCGGCCTCACCAAGAAGGAGCTCCTGGTTCTCTCCCGCGAGAAGGCCAAGCTGGAGAAGACCCTCGGCGGTATCCGCGAGATGCAGAAGGTGCCCAGCGCCGTCTGGATCGTGGACACCAAGAAGGAGCACATTGCCGTCGGTGAGGCGCGCAAGCTCAACATCCCGGTCGTCGCGATCCTCGACACCAACTGCGACCCGGACGAGGTCGACTACAAGATCCCGGGCAACGACGACGCGATCCGCTCCGTCACCCTGCTCACCCGCGTGATCGCCGACGCCGTCGCCGAGGGCCTCATCGCCCGTTCCGGCGCCGCCACCGGCGACCAGAAGCCCGGCGAGAAGGCTGCTGCCGCCGAGCCGCTGGCCGAGTGGGAGCGCGACCTGCTCGAGGGCGAGAAGAAGGCTGACGACGAGGCCCCCAAGGCCGAGGAGAAGCCCGCTGAGGAGGCCGCCCCGGCCGCCGAGGCTCCCGCCGCCGAGGCCGAGAAGCCGGCCGCGGACGCCGAGCAGGCCTGA